In Choloepus didactylus isolate mChoDid1 chromosome 18, mChoDid1.pri, whole genome shotgun sequence, a single genomic region encodes these proteins:
- the LOC119514646 gene encoding olfactory receptor 1P1-like produces the protein MAGGNQTSIFKFLLWGLSEQPEQQHILFLLFLWMYVLIVTGNLLIVLAIGTDRHLHTPMYFFLTSLSCADILFTSTTVPKALVNLQTQSRSISYAGCLTQLYFFLTFGDMDIFLLATMAYDRYVAICHPLHYMVVMSPQCCILMVTACWTLTNLVAMTHTLLIFHLSFCSEKIIPDFFCDLGPLMKVSCSDTKVNELVLLFVGGAVILIPFMLILVSYIHIVSAILQVPSAQGRRKAFSTCGSHITVVSLFFGTVIRAYLCPSSSSSSSLEKDTAAAVMYTVVTPLLNPFIYSLRNKDMQNALGRLLRGKVSFLRGH, from the coding sequence ATGGCAGGTGGGAACCAGACCAGTATCTTCAAGTTCCTACTCTGGGGACTATCAGAGCAGCCAGAGCAGCAGCACATCCTCTTCCTGCTGTTCCTGTGGATGTACGTGCTCATTGTGACTGGGAACCTGCTCATTGTCCTGGCCATTGGCACTGACAGGCAtctccacacacccatgtacttcttcctcaccAGCCTGTCCTGTGCAGACATCCTGTTCACTTCCACCACTGTTCCCAAGGCCCTGGTGAACCTCCAGACCCAGAGCAGGTCCATTTCCTATGCAGGATGCCTGACTCAGCTCTACTTCTTCCTGACTTTTGGGGACATGGACATCTTTCTCCTGGCAacaatggcctatgaccgctatgtagcCATCTGTCACCCTCTCCACTACATGGTGGTCATGAGCCCCCAGTGCTGCATCCTCATGGTCACTGCCTGCTGGACACTTACGAATCTTGTTGCCATGACCCACACCCTCCTcattttccatctttccttctgctcagagAAAATCATTCCTGACTTCTTCTGTGATCTGGGCCCCCTGATGAAGGTGTCCTGCTCTGACACCAAGGTCAATGAGCTTGTCCTCCTCTTTGTGGGGGGAGCAGTTATTTTAATCCCCTTTATGCTCATCTTGGTGTCTTATATTCACATTGTTTCAGCCATCCTCCAAGTCCCCTCTGCACAGGGAAGGCGAAAGGCCTTTTCTACCTGTGGTTCCCACATCACTGTTGTTTCCTTGTTCTTTGGAACAGTGATCAGGGCTTATCTGTGCCCCTCATCATCTTCCTCCAGCTCATTAGAGAAGGACACAGCAGCTGCTGTCATGTACACAGTAGTGACACCCCTGCTTAACCCCTTCATTTACAGCCTACGGAACAAGGACATGCAGAATGCACTGGGGAGACTTCTCAGGGGCAAAGTCTCCTTCTTGAGGGGCCACTGA